One region of Acropora muricata isolate sample 2 chromosome 13, ASM3666990v1, whole genome shotgun sequence genomic DNA includes:
- the LOC136896818 gene encoding uncharacterized protein gives MPPKKRSHQTRPTNPAKRPRISRGTESREGSRQDDNSHQFSQDQLMMVNITALSASILSAVKQAVVEALAERTQPSSGQSTPAPIAEQSVADAVGASLASITQGTQQSSVNDVTVTDSGQGSQAPKQNFFSVAVSLSSRVSPKIKAKIWSNEYVNFGTLLSLFPNNQKYSITVASSDSESSRPHLALEPSQPAKKVHSITQWLSAFTIFVAIYAEKQATDTPKLMKYCETVRDIAAKPGDWLYYDEQFRFIRQSAPDQYPWDAIHWELWLKAVTNFRPNPQFPSDKGKLRTRSPSFPKGTCWRFQAGRVCNGCRFDHACFKCGSPHPATQCSSGQQTKGNPIKTGSTISVPQAGNTRKGGSA, from the coding sequence ATGCCGCCAAAGAAGCGCTCTCATCAGACACGCCCCACTAATCCTGCCAAGCGCCCACGGATATCGCGAGGGACAGAATCACGCGAGGGTTCCCGCCAAGACGACAACTCTCACCAGTTCAGTCAGGACCAATTGATGATGGTCAATATTACAGCACTGTCCGCATCCATTTTGTCCGCGGTAAAACAGGCCGTGGTAGAGGCATTGGCGGAGAGAACACAGCCCAGTTCAGGCCAGTCAACCCCAGCTCCGATAGCAGAACAGTCCGTAGCAGATGCTGTGGGTGCATCATTGGCTTCTATCACGCAAGGTACCCAACAAAGTTCCGTTAACGACGTAACAGTAACTGATTCCGGGCAAGGCTCGCAGGCCcccaaacaaaatttttttagcGTCGCTGTCTCGTTAAGCAGTAGAGTAAGCCCTAAAATCAAAGCTAAAATATGGTCTAATGAATATGTTAATTTTGGCACTTTACTGTCCCTCTTCCCCAACAATCAAAAATATTCAATCACTGTCGCCTCCTCAGATAGCGAATCCAGCCGTCCTCATCTCGCGCTCGAACCAAGTCAGCCAGCTAAGAAGGTTCACTCGATCACTCAGTGGCTTTCTGCCTTTACTATATTTGTAGCAATCTATGCCGAAAAGCAGGCCACCGACACCCCTAAGTTAATGAAGTATTGCGAAACCGTTAGGGATATTGCCGCTAAGCCAGGCGACTGGTTGTACTATGACGAGCAATTTCGTTTCATAAGGCAATCAGCCCCCGATCAATATCCGTGGGACGCTATCCATTGGGAGCTTTGGCTTAAGGCTGTCACGAATTTTCGTCCGAACCCCCAATTTCCTTCAGATAAAGGGAAGTTGCGCACCCGCTCTCCATCCTTTCCAAAAGGCACCTGTTGGCGTTTCCAAGCCGGTAGAGTGTGCAATGGATGTCGGTTTGACCACGCATGCTTCAAATGCGGGTCACCCCACCCTGCCACACAATGTTCCTCTGGTCAACAAACCAAAGGAAACCCCATTAAGACCGGCTCTACCATTTCAGTGCCACAAGCCGGTAACACCCGTAAAGGTGGATCGGCTTAA